The Amaranthus tricolor cultivar Red isolate AtriRed21 chromosome 2, ASM2621246v1, whole genome shotgun sequence genome contains the following window.
AGCTTCGCTTACTTCCACCGGCCATCTTGCCTTGATTCTACGAACACCAACAAGCAGGATCTTTCCATCGTGATCACGGAACACCACGCCTAAACCCTAGTTTGCTTCATTCGGTACATGAGCGTCGAAGTTCAATTTAACCCATCCTCgctgtggggggggggggggggggggggacaACCAAGACAAGATAGGAGGAGAATAGCTTGATGGAGACACCAGTTTTAGAGGAGTATCCATTATAATCTGTCACCAATTTGTTGAAGCTGGCTGCCAATATCACTGGATCGCCATTTGCACCCTcgaaaatttgtttgtttcggTGGAACCATGCAGCCCACAAGGTAGTAAAAATAGAGGTAAATTCTTCTTTTGTAGCACGGTCATACAGCCAACAGAACATATCATAGAAAGAAGATCGAGGGACATCAATGAGCAAGCCCCGAGCAACATGGTGACCCCAAATAGGTGATGCATTAGAGCAATCGATGAGGGCATGGGTGATGGATTCCGGACCTTCGTTACACCTGTCACAAGAAGGGGAAGGAACACAATATCTCTGGCTTAGCACATTCTTCGTAGCTAGAGACCCTTTGTAAGGACGCCAAATGAAATGTTTAAGCTTCAGAGGACCTGGAATAAGCCATACAGTTGACCAAACCTTACAATAACTGCAGCATTTGGGCTGTCATCCTCATGATTGTGACCGAAGAGGGCCGACCAATAACCACTCTTTACTGAAAAAATGTCgttttaatttataaaccaATACAAGCTGTCGGTAGGCCACCTATATGACAGAGGCACGGTCAAAATAGCAGCGATAATGTATTCATCAAACTGTTGAGCAAGGACATCAGAATCCCAACAGGCATTGTCAAAGTATATAAGCTCCGACACCAGTAGGTTTGGGTCATTAGCAGGCCCTGGAGTGAGAGCAATAATATTTTGGTCTTTTGGAACCCATTTATCGTGCCAAACTCGGACGTTTTTGCCCATTACCAATCTTCCATCCTAAGCCCTCTATAAGAAGAGATTTTGCCCCCCAAATACTTCTCCAAGTGAAACTAGGGTCGTGACCTCGAAGCGCTTCCAAAACAGAGGTGTGCTTGAAGTATCGAGCTTTGAAAACATCATGGAGGAGAGTGTTTGCACCTTCAAGTAGTCGCCACGATTGTTTTGCAAGTAGAGCTGTGTTAAAGCATTTTAAATCTCGAAACCCCATTCCTCCTTTACTTTTTGGTAAACACATATAACTCCAATTATGCCAATGAATCTTCCTTCGATCTCTACTCGTACCCCACTAGAAAttagcaaacaaaccatgtaacTCATCAATAAAACTACTAGGTAATCTAAAGATGCTCATCATATAAATGGGAATAGCTTGGATAACAGATTTGATGAGCACCTCCTTACCAGCTCTAAATAAAAATTTCTCCTTTCATCCTTAAAGCCTTTTCCAAACACGGTCCTTTAAACACGAGAAAATCACCTTCTTTGACCGACAAATGATTGTAGGGAGGCCTAGGTATTTTGCATATCTATCCACTTCCTTTACCCCAAGAATATTCACAATCGAATTCCGAAGCTGTTGATGAACCCCTTTGCTAAAATAAATTTTGGTCTTATCATAATTCACTTTTTGACCGGACGCTCTCTCATATTTCCTAATAATATATTCACTTTTTGATCGGACGCTCTCTCATATTTCCTAATAATATTAGCTGCCTTCGAGCATTCCTGCACCGATGCTTTAGCAAAAAGAATACTATCATCAGCGAAAAACAAATGAGATAAAGTGGGGGCTCCCCTACATATATGGATGCCGTGAATGTCTCTTTTCAATGCCAAAGGAGATCAATTTCGAGAAAGCATCAGCACAGATAATAAAAAGATACGGAGAAATTGGATCCCCTTGTCTCAAACCCCTCGAGGGCACAACATCCCCACACACAGCaccatttattttaaaatagaacGCGACACTAGTGATACAACTCATAATACGACGCACCCACGAATCATTGAACCCCATTTTGATCATAACTCTCTCAATGAAACACCATTCAACTCTGTCATAGGCTTTACTCATATTGAGTTTCAGAGCAAAAGCATTCAACTCCTATCAAGGAAACACCATTCAACTCTCAAGGAGACACTAGCGAGTATTACCTTAATTATGAAATAGtcataatttgtaaattatagtgACTATGACATGTTGTGTAGGAAAGTGTCATTATCAGTAATAAGTGTATTAAAATTGAAGAAAGTTAACTTTTTCACTACGttgtaaattttcataactcaatttctatattaattattttaaaatttacattgtttttttttaaaaaaaacaagtcgCGCAAAATGTGCGACTTGGtccttttttatgtttttaaataactaatttaatttttaaaatttatataggATATCTTGGATGAATTATGGTGGTGACGATGTAGATTATTTTATTCCAAATTATTAGATGAATTGAATATTTGGGCGGACGAGATAGTTAATCCTATTGGATTTTGTTTCACTCGtacttcttataaacaaaagaAAGGTCATTCTATAGTTAGTATTTATTTACGTTCTCATCAATACGGCGAGATCAGAGGTCAGGTGTATGACTTAGATAATGCGGGTCGTCAAGGAACAAGATCTAGAGCATGCGGTTGTTTGTTTATGATTATTGGATATTGCCGTAAATATAGCATATTGCACTAGAATGTTAAAGTGTGTGTTGGTGATAAATCAAGACACAACAAGCATTTTATAGTCTATAGAAGATTTCTAATGACACTCAAGATCATCTGACAACCGGCCTTCATTATAACCTCGATCGAGAAAAAATATCCTTCCGTTTATGCTAACATGAATCAAATATGCAACATAAGGCAAGCCATTAGGCTTGAAGAGATGAATGTTAGATTTCCTATACAACATTGTATGTATTTAATAACTGAGCGTAACTATGTGGTTTGAACAAACATCGATATTGAAGAAAATCTGATTAGGTTACTAGGAAAACCTTAAATCCATTTAGTTTCAATTTAGTTTTTGCATACATGACCGTAATTGCCCTTATTGACACCACCTACAAGTCCAACGACAAGAAGTGTCCTCTACTTGAGATTGTTGGTATGACACCaataaatcacaaattcttagtAGCTTTAGAAATAAGAATATAGTCCCTTACACTTGGGTGCTGGAGAGGTATAGAGATATTCTTGGGGATAGTCAAACTCTTAATGCAATTATGACTCACTTGTGATGAGAGATTATCCCAAGCTATCTGTAATGTTTTTCCAAGTATTTGTCAATTTCCTCTTAATATTTGTTACTTTATATATTGTATTGAACTAATGCCTTCATTCTATAGAACATGTAC
Protein-coding sequences here:
- the LOC130805477 gene encoding uncharacterized protein LOC130805477, which translates into the protein MLYRKSNIHLFKPNGLPYVAYLIHELNAFALKLNMSKAYDRVEWCFIERVMIKMGFNDSWVRRIMSCITSVAFYFKINGAVCGDVVPSRGLRQGDPISPYLFIICADAFSKLISFGIEKRHSRNARRQLILLGNMRERPIKNKGVHQQLRNSIVNILGVKEVDRYAKYLGLPTIICRSKKWGTSRDRRKIHWHNWSYMCLPKSKGGMGFRDLKCFNTALLAKQSWRLLEGANTLLHDVFKARYFKHTSVLEALRGHDPSFTWRSIWGAKSLLIEGLGWKIGPANDPNLLVSELIYFDNACWDSDVLAQQFDEYIIAAILTVPLSYRWPTDSFYCKVWSTVWLIPGPLKLKHFIWRPYKGSLATKNVLSQRYCVPSPSCDRCNEGPESITHALIDCSNASPIWGHHVARGLLIDVPRSSFYDMFCWLYDRATKEEFTSIFTTLWAAWFHRNKQIFEGANGDPVILAASFNKLVTDYNGYSSKTGVSIKLFSSYLVLGLGVVFRDHDGKILLVGVRRIKARWPVEVSEAAAALFGLQVAARNNFELVHMEGDSLNVISAVSNKLEGSSPIHLLFYHILLLIKSIPGFFLIVVLLRDMTIR